From uncultured Desulfobacter sp.:
GACACCCATAACGGTTCAGCACCTAACTCATTATAAATGGCAGCCAGACAAACAGACTTCTTGATAATGATGGGTTTTTGTTCCTCGAAGCTAAGCATCTCCACGGGATAGCACTGGAGATGGTCAGTCATTGCCTTGGCAAGATATTTTTCGCCTGCATTGCTGTAAGCCGCAGATAGCCATAAACATATCAAGCATACAATTCCATTAACTTTCATAATTTTATTTTGCAAGCAGCCTGCTTTTTTTTATTAATTAAAATTTGGTTTTGAAGTTCGGTATATTACTTTATATCTTTCAATAATAAGTCAAATCGCTGATATTTTATACATTTTTTTTTAGATGAAGATTATCAATCCTATATTGATCTGAAAATTGAATAGTGCAAACATTTAAATGTAGAAATAGCGTATGTAGATTAAGTGGGATGATTTTATAAAAATAAAAAAGGAAAATGCCATTGGAACTGTCTGTAAACGTCATGTTAAAACTTTTATACGCTCTTGGCATTGGTGTCCTTATCGGTGTTGAGCGATCTTTACTGTTGGATTCCTCAAAAGGGGATAAAGACATCTTCATGGGAATCAGAACCTATTCCATTCTGTCTCTCGGTGGTTTTTCCGCGGCGCTGCTGGGTAAACATTATCCACTGGCTGCCATGATTCTTATTGCAGGCTATGTGACCTTAATTGTTGCACTTTATCTGTATTCGATGCAGGAAGATCCCGGCATCACCACTGAAATAGCTGCTGTTGCATGCTGCGGACTTGGGGCACTCTGCTTTTTTACCCCTCATATTGCAGGCGTTATAGCCTTGATCATCACCATATTACTGGCTTCGAAACGATTCACGAATAAAATTACCTCTAATCTGCATCGTGTGGAATTGACAGACACATTAAAATTTTTGGCCATTATTTTAATTATACTGCCACTGCTTCCCAACAGGGCGTTGGATCCTTTGGGGGCATTCAACCCCTATAAAGTGACGTTTCTGGTCATTTTGATATCAGGTATCAGTTTTGTGGGATATTTTTTGGCCAAGTTCCTTGGGGCCGCCAGGGGACTGGGGCTTACAGGGCTTTTAGGTGGGTTGACCTCCTCAACTGCCGTCACGGCAGCCATGGCAGCCCAAGCCAAACAATCACCCGGACTGATCAGTGCCTGTGGATTTGCAACCATCATTGCCAATGCCACCATGTTTGTCCGGGTCTTGGTCGTGGTGGCACTGCTTGACCGGGCGCTAATATTTAAACTGGTGTGGCCATTGGGAACGATGACACTGGTGGTGCTTGTCGCAGCAACCATCCTGTGGTTGAATCAAAGCAAATTTACTCCCTGTAAAAATGCCGGCAATGCTGAGGAGCTTAATTTAAAAAATCCGTTCTCTCTTGGCCCCGCGCTTAAATTTTCCTTGTTTTTCGTTGCCATTCTGTTGGTTGCCAAGGTTGCTAAAATATATCTTGGCGATAAAGGACTGTATCTTACCGCTTTGGTGAGCGGTCTTGCAGATGTTGATGCCATTACCCTGACCGTGGCTGAACAGACAAAGAGCCTGTCTTTAACCCATGAAACAGGTGCCATCGGGATCACCATAGCGGTTGTGTCAAACTCTATCGTAAAAAGCGGCATTGCCATATATTCAGGTGGGATTCGATTTGGTTGGATTGTTAGCCTTATTCTTATTGGCGCTACAATGGCCGGTCTTGGTGTTCTGATCGTGGTGTGAATGTAGAAATGATCCTACCCAAAAAAAAATGACACCGCAGTTGAGCTGTTTTTTGATAAACCTCTTAGGCATAAAAGGTGCGTCATTTTAATGTTGGTGGGACTTTAAGCATGATATCAAATTCTGGCCTTGATCATTGTTTGGTTCAAAATATCGGGGCGGATTCCATATCCGCCCCGAACAGGGCAGATATGGAATTTGCCCCTACCCAATACGTGGTCGAAAGGATGGTCAAGTCCCAAATTCTAATAACGTTAAAAAGTTGGTTTTATCTATAGCGGCTCGGAATAATTCAGCCCGGGCTCACTTTATACGTTAATAAGATTTGAATATAACATCATCAATAACAAAAGTAGTCAACTCTCCTTCGGTACAGACTTTAAACGATTGATAATAGACATAAATCTCGCCTGAACCGACCTGC
This genomic window contains:
- a CDS encoding DUF4010 domain-containing protein, translating into MELSVNVMLKLLYALGIGVLIGVERSLLLDSSKGDKDIFMGIRTYSILSLGGFSAALLGKHYPLAAMILIAGYVTLIVALYLYSMQEDPGITTEIAAVACCGLGALCFFTPHIAGVIALIITILLASKRFTNKITSNLHRVELTDTLKFLAIILIILPLLPNRALDPLGAFNPYKVTFLVILISGISFVGYFLAKFLGAARGLGLTGLLGGLTSSTAVTAAMAAQAKQSPGLISACGFATIIANATMFVRVLVVVALLDRALIFKLVWPLGTMTLVVLVAATILWLNQSKFTPCKNAGNAEELNLKNPFSLGPALKFSLFFVAILLVAKVAKIYLGDKGLYLTALVSGLADVDAITLTVAEQTKSLSLTHETGAIGITIAVVSNSIVKSGIAIYSGGIRFGWIVSLILIGATMAGLGVLIVV